From one Haloferax marinisediminis genomic stretch:
- a CDS encoding TspO/MBR family protein encodes MELASVRRRPAIELLAWVVLAQLAGAIGSVFTVTALDSWYGTLVRPWFAPPNWVFGPVWVTLFALMGVAAFLVSRSDNPRRRRALAVFVGQLVVNVSWSFAFFGLESPAAGLAVIVVLLAAIVATMREFALVDWRAAALLVPYLAWVSFATVLNYGFWSLN; translated from the coding sequence ATGGAACTCGCATCGGTCCGCCGTCGACCTGCTATCGAACTACTCGCGTGGGTCGTCCTCGCGCAACTCGCGGGTGCAATCGGGAGCGTGTTCACCGTCACCGCGCTCGACTCGTGGTACGGGACACTCGTCCGCCCGTGGTTCGCACCACCGAATTGGGTCTTCGGCCCGGTGTGGGTGACGCTGTTTGCCCTGATGGGCGTCGCCGCATTCCTCGTCTCACGGAGCGACAACCCGCGCAGACGCCGCGCACTCGCGGTGTTCGTCGGCCAACTCGTGGTCAACGTCTCGTGGTCGTTCGCCTTCTTCGGACTCGAGTCGCCAGCGGCCGGCCTCGCCGTCATCGTCGTTCTCCTCGCGGCAATCGTCGCGACGATGCGCGAGTTCGCGCTCGTCGACTGGCGCGCCGCCGCCCTCCTCGTCCCGTATCTCGCGTGGGTCTCGTTCGCGACCGTCCTCAACTATGGCTTCTGGTCACTCAACTGA